The Fibrobacter sp. UWB2 genomic interval CCCAAAATACCGTCGGGAGGAGAATCCACGCAAGCGGTCGCCGGATTTTTGCAAGTTCCTTACAAAGCGAAGCATCCTCGGCGCTGTCCGCCGCCACAAGATGCGTCACGAAAAACAGGAGCGAAATAAAGCCGACTATGCCGATGCCATAAACGTCGCTATGGACATCGCTATTCATCTTTACGGAACCAGAATACAGCGCGGCAAAAGCAACAGCAACCACCAGACTGCAAAGCGAACTGAGTTCGAGCAAAAGCGATGTGCGGCGGTGGATTTTCACCTTCATAACAAGCAAGAACGCCGAAAGCAGAACGCCCGCCTGCGACATGCCAACCCAGAAGATAAAAAGTGTCCTCGGGAATTTCCAGTTACCGCCATTGTGCAAAAGAAGATCGAAGGAGCCATCCCAAAACGAGCCCCCTACCGAAAGCAGGAGCAACAAGCACAACCCAATAAAAACGATAGTAACGACTTTGTTGTTCATAGTACGGCTTCGCCGCTAGCCCAACCTCCCCCTACAATATATTTTTTATTTTTGTGGGCGTTTTTCGCATTTTATAAAAAACGGCTTTTCATGAGTACTATAGAGATTATCGTTATCGCAATTGTCGAGGCAATGGACTGCTTTGCGGTCGCTATTTCGACCGGACTTTGCAAATCGAGCATCAAGCGTTCGCGCGCCGTGCTCCAAGCCGTTTCGTTTGGCGTTTTTCAGGGTGGCATGACTCTTCTCGGGTATTTTCTGGGTAGTTTTGCCGAGCGCTGGTTCAACGCCGTCGGAACGCCGATTGCGTGTGCCATTCTCTGCATTTTGGGATTCCGCATGATCTGGGGCGCCATTCGCGGTGGTGAAGCGACAGCCTCCTGTGCGCACTTGAGCCTCATGAACATTCTGCTTTTGTCGATTGCGACTAGCATTGACGCATTCGCTGTTGGAATTTCGTTTGCATTTTTGAACGCCAACATGGTTTTTGCAACCTCAGCCATTGCGATTGCTAGCTTTGTGATGGGCGTTCTCGGCTTTGAAATCGGGCGCCATGCCTCCAAGCGGTTCAAGACAAAAATCCCGGAGATTATCGCCGGGATTATCTTGATTACGATTGGCGTGAAGATGTTTATTTAGCGCCTTCGGTGCGCCGACCTCAAACTCTTTCTATATTGCTTACCATGAGTGAGCAGAAAGATATTGACCGTACCCGCTATTTTGAATTAAAGAAACAACTGGAAGAAGCTAGCCGTCTTTATTACAAGGACGGAGTCTCCCCCATGAGCGACCAGGATTTTGACTTTGGGCTCAAGGAGATGGAAGCGCTCGAGGCGAAGTATCCGGAATTGCGCGGGAAGGGTTCGCTCACGCAGAAGGTCGGTAGCGACCTCACGAATGATTTTGCGAAGGTAGCGCACGCCGTGCCGATGCTCAGCATTGCAAACGTGTACAGCGAAGAAGAAATGCGCGAATTTGTGAAGGCCGCGGAAGAAGGAATTGCAGCTCTTCAAAGTGAAAGGGAGATTCCCGGTCATCCCCGTCAAGCGAGGACAGGCGCCGGGAATGACAAGAATGCCGAGAATGACGAGAAGCGCGCGACGTGGATATGCGAGAGGAAAATCGACGGGGTCAGCCTTTCGGTGAT includes:
- a CDS encoding manganese efflux pump MntP family protein, encoding MSTIEIIVIAIVEAMDCFAVAISTGLCKSSIKRSRAVLQAVSFGVFQGGMTLLGYFLGSFAERWFNAVGTPIACAILCILGFRMIWGAIRGGEATASCAHLSLMNILLLSIATSIDAFAVGISFAFLNANMVFATSAIAIASFVMGVLGFEIGRHASKRFKTKIPEIIAGIILITIGVKMFI